The following coding sequences are from one Geothrix sp. window:
- the gpmI gene encoding 2,3-bisphosphoglycerate-independent phosphoglycerate mutase: MIQGPVTLLILDGFGDGPRNAFDATFMAAMPRFNALRKTYAATQLQTSGEAVGLPEGQFGNSEVGHMNLGAGRVVWQELTRIDAAIRRGGFRENAAIGALLAGLKASGKRLHLLGLVSDGGVHSHQNHLVALAQWAQAEGVPTTIHAITDGRDTGQKSADGFLQWLQFQLRNTPLVTIGSVCGRYTAMDRDKRWERTEQAWKLYVDGEAPQQSPDALAAITAAYGRGETDEFIAPTRLDAFHPFADGDGVLFFNFRADRARQLCHALVHPAFAGFAPKRRPAVKLVTFTAYDVELEPFVSVAYPPQSLDLILGELISTQGWKQFRTAETEKYAHVTYFFNGGREEPFEGEERRLVPSPKVATYDLQPEMSLADVSQGLETAIRTGTYRLLVCNLANPDMIGHTGDLAAAVVACEAVDAAVGRIADATLAMGGALFITADHGNCECMRAEDGNPHTAHTLNPVPALLVAKGFEARQLRSGGALSDVAPTLLKLFGLEQPGVMDGRSLL, translated from the coding sequence ATGATCCAAGGCCCAGTCACCCTCCTCATCCTCGACGGCTTCGGCGACGGCCCCCGCAATGCCTTCGACGCGACCTTCATGGCCGCCATGCCCCGCTTCAACGCCCTACGGAAGACCTACGCCGCCACCCAGCTGCAGACCAGTGGCGAGGCCGTGGGCCTGCCTGAGGGCCAGTTCGGCAACTCCGAGGTGGGCCACATGAACCTGGGCGCAGGCCGGGTCGTGTGGCAGGAGCTCACCCGCATCGACGCCGCCATCCGGCGGGGCGGCTTCCGCGAGAATGCCGCCATCGGCGCCCTGCTGGCCGGCCTGAAGGCCTCGGGGAAACGGCTGCACCTGCTCGGCCTGGTGAGCGATGGTGGCGTCCACAGCCACCAGAACCACCTGGTGGCCCTGGCCCAGTGGGCCCAGGCCGAGGGCGTGCCCACCACCATCCACGCCATCACCGATGGTCGCGATACGGGCCAGAAGAGCGCCGACGGCTTCCTCCAGTGGCTCCAGTTCCAGCTGCGGAACACGCCCCTGGTGACCATCGGCTCGGTCTGCGGCCGCTACACGGCCATGGACCGCGACAAGCGCTGGGAGCGCACCGAGCAGGCCTGGAAACTCTACGTGGACGGTGAGGCGCCCCAGCAGTCACCGGATGCCCTGGCGGCCATCACCGCCGCCTACGGCCGCGGGGAGACCGATGAGTTCATCGCCCCCACCCGCCTGGACGCCTTCCACCCCTTCGCCGATGGCGATGGGGTCCTCTTCTTCAACTTCCGGGCGGACCGGGCCCGGCAGCTGTGCCACGCCCTCGTGCATCCGGCCTTCGCCGGATTCGCGCCGAAGCGCCGCCCCGCGGTGAAGCTGGTCACCTTCACGGCCTACGACGTGGAGCTGGAGCCCTTCGTGTCCGTGGCCTACCCGCCCCAGAGCCTGGATCTCATCCTGGGCGAGCTCATCAGCACCCAGGGCTGGAAGCAGTTCCGCACCGCCGAGACGGAGAAGTACGCGCACGTCACCTACTTCTTCAACGGAGGCCGGGAAGAGCCCTTCGAGGGCGAAGAGCGGCGCCTGGTGCCATCCCCCAAGGTGGCCACCTACGACCTGCAGCCCGAGATGAGCCTGGCGGACGTGAGTCAGGGCCTGGAAACGGCCATCCGCACCGGCACCTACCGCCTGCTGGTGTGCAACCTGGCCAATCCCGACATGATCGGCCACACGGGCGACCTCGCCGCAGCCGTTGTGGCCTGCGAAGCCGTGGATGCCGCGGTGGGACGCATTGCCGACGCCACTCTGGCCATGGGCGGCGCCCTGTTCATCACGGCGGACCACGGCAACTGCGAGTGCATGCGGGCCGAAGATGGCAACCCCCACACGGCCCACACCCTGAACCCCGTTCCTGCCCTGCTGGTGGCCAAAGGCTTCGAGGCCCGGCAGCTCCGGAGTGGCGGCGCCCTCAGCGATGTGGCGCCCACCCTCCTGAAGCTCTTCGGACTGGAGCAGCCCGGCGTCATGGATGGCCGCAGCCTGCTCTGA
- a CDS encoding ATP/GTP-binding protein, whose protein sequence is MKVAFIGTHGVGKTTLCYELAAALKREGVHVDIVKEVARLSPLPINQKTSLEAQTWIFLTQMAEEIRSGSQHDVLVCDRSVLDNYAYMMLAFGRQLPIERYMHHWMKSYDLLFKVPFSGQLAADGVRDTDAFFAQAVDQLVDKLLEERGLPHERLEPGARPTWIERVRQVVLNHPKGQRRLI, encoded by the coding sequence GTGAAGGTCGCATTCATCGGCACCCACGGCGTCGGGAAGACCACCCTCTGCTACGAACTGGCCGCGGCCCTGAAGCGGGAGGGCGTCCACGTGGACATCGTGAAGGAGGTGGCCCGGCTTTCGCCCCTCCCCATCAACCAGAAGACCTCCCTGGAGGCCCAGACCTGGATCTTCCTCACCCAGATGGCCGAGGAGATCCGCTCGGGCAGCCAGCACGATGTCCTCGTCTGCGACCGCAGCGTGCTGGACAACTACGCCTACATGATGCTGGCCTTCGGCCGCCAGCTGCCCATCGAGCGGTACATGCACCACTGGATGAAGAGCTACGACCTGCTCTTCAAGGTGCCCTTCAGTGGGCAGCTCGCCGCGGATGGCGTGCGGGACACGGATGCGTTCTTCGCCCAGGCCGTGGACCAGCTGGTGGACAAGCTGCTGGAGGAGCGGGGCCTGCCCCATGAACGGCTCGAACCCGGAGCCCGTCCCACCTGGATCGAGCGGGTCAGGCAGGTCGTTCTGAACCACCCCAAGGGGCAGAGGCGACTTATCTGA